From the Brassica napus cultivar Da-Ae chromosome A8, Da-Ae, whole genome shotgun sequence genome, one window contains:
- the LOC106362189 gene encoding disease resistance protein RPS5-like, with translation MWLLLYSSSICFVICTSYPIDFSFKSPIRLGGSTMSGFVTSVLHQAFTHLCSCFGVEVNYVWNLEKNLAALEDTMKVLRARRADVLTKVQRQECEGLQRLNEVEVWLTSVEDIQNQVYELLLPSRDELERLSLCTKNLSSSHSYGKRVLEMLKEVEDVQSKGVFGVVAGPPTNARAEEVEMPLPPTIVGQEKMLEKAWKHLMDTGTEVMGLYGMGGVLERINIKFLEHPVDGVDIVIFVVVSNELRVEIIQDVIAENLGFRGEEWSRKTKREKALVLHTSLKKMRFVLLLDDIWKEVDLNEIGVPFPTRANGCKVVFTTRFREVCGQMGVDDPMEVKCLESKEAWDLFRAKVGKITLESHPDILELACQVAGKCRGLPLALNIIGENMASKRTVEEWEQAVDTLASSAADFPGMEDHILPVLKYSYDSLKGEHVKSCFLYCALFPEDFAIEKEKLIDYWICEGFIDEKQGLNKAKNQGYGIIGTLVQACLLTEEEECESHVRMHDVVREMALWIASDFGKDKDKCIVKAGARLRQVPTVENWRSVRRMSLMDNKIENISESPTCPELTTLLFQKNNILNISGEFFKYIPKLVVLDLSHNKLFDGFPEEISKLVSLRYLDLSCNRGIQRLFRGLLELKELIYLNMEGTGLTSISGISNLSSLRTLRLRYNKMSRDSNVIEELQLLKHLEVVTIEIGSILVAEQLVNGYRVANAIQVISIHSLEEKSILTLPDMPLVSTLDMFRSEMVEIHIKRRTSSLNKSPTTPSFPDLSTVNLRDCHGLKDLTWLLFAPNLRALELDSLNQVEDIIIKEKAADILTEEEAGTIIPFQKLEFFQVYGLPKLKSIYWSPLPFPRLREFNIYNSPNLRKLPLDSRSGSSIELAIHNGEQYYRDKVEWEDEATKERFLRCINPSLY, from the coding sequence ATGTGGCTCCTGTTATATTCTTCatcaatttgttttgttatttgcACTAGTTACCCTATAGATTTTAGTTTCAAATCGCCGATAAGGCTAGGTGGTTCAACTATGAGTGGTTTCGTCACGAGTGTCCTTCATCAGGCGTTTACCCATCTGTGTAGCTGCTTTGGCGTTGAAGTCAATTATGTTTGGAACCTTGAGAAGAATCTGGCGGCTCTAGAGGACACCATGAAGGTACTCAGAGCAAGGCGAGCGGATGTGTTGACAAAGGTGCAGAGGCAAGAATGCGAGGGTCTACAAAGGCTTAACGAAGTTGAGGTATGGCTTACGAGTGTTGAGGATATCCAAAACCAAGTCTATGAGCTGCTTCTTCCTAGTAGAGATGAACTTGAAAGGTTAAGTCTTTGTACGAAAAACTTGAGCTCAAGTCATAGCTACGGGAAAAGGGTTTTGGAGATGTTGAAAGAAGTTGAAGATGTACAATCTAAAGGAGTATTTGGAGTGGTGGCTGGGCCACCTACGAATGCGAGAGCTGAGGAAGTGGAGATGCCTTTACCACCGACAATTGTTGGACAAGAAAAGATGCTCGAAAAGGCATGGAAGCACCTCATGGATACTGGAACAGAAGTTATGGGCCTCTACGGTATGGGTGGAGTTCTGGAACGGATCAACATCAAATTTCTTGAGCACCCAGTTGACGGGGTCGATATTGTCATCTTTGTTGTGGTGTCCAACGAACTGCGGGTTGAGATTATTCAAGATGTGATTGCTGAGAATCTAGGATTTCGTGGGGAGGAGTGGAGTAGAAAAACGAAAAGAGAGAAAGCACTTGTTCTGCACACttccttgaagaagatgagatttgttttgttattggATGACATTTGGAAGGAAGTTGATTTAAACGAAATTGGAGTCCCATTTCCGACAAGGGCAAATGGATGCAAAGTAGTATTCACCACTCGTTTTAGGGAAGTATGTGGTCAGATGGGGGTTGATGATCCGATGGAAGTGAAGTGTTTGGAGTCCAAAGAAGCTTGGGATTTGTTCCGTGCTAAAGTTGGGAAAATCACATTAGAAAGCCACCCAGATATTCTTGAGCTCGCGTGTCAAGTTGCAGGAAAATGTCGTGGTTTACCGTTGGCGCTGAACATCATTGGAGAAAATATGGCGTCTAAGAGGACGGTGGAAGAATGGGAGCAAGCAGTCGACACTCTTGCTTCTTCTGCTGCGGATTTTCCAGGTATGGAAGACCACATTCTTCCAGTCTTGAAGTATAGCTACGATAGCCTCAAGGGTGAGCATGTCAAGTCTTGTTTTCTATACTGCGCTCTATTTCCAGAAGATTTTGCAATAGAAAAGGAGAAGTTGATAGATTACTGGATATGCGAAggattcatagatgaaaaacaAGGTTTAAACAAGGCAAAAAACCAGGGTTATGGAATCATTGGTACCCTTGTCCAGGCTTGTTTACtgactgaagaagaagaatgcgAATCACATGTGAGAATGCATGATGTGGTTCGAGAGATGGCATTGTGGATAGCATCTGATTTTGGGAAGGATAAAGACAAATGTATCGTGAAAGCTGGTGCTCGTTTACGTCAAGTACCAACGGTGGAGAACTGGAGATCTGTGAGAAGAATGTCTTTGATGGACAACAAGATTGAAAATATATCTGAGAGTCCCACCTGCCCTGAGCTTACAACTCTGCtcttccaaaaaaataatattttgaatatctcAGGTGAATTCTTCAAGTACATCCCCAAGTTAGTCGTATTGGATCTATCACATAATAAACTTTTCGATGGATTTCCGGAGGAAATATCAAAGTTGGTCTCCTTGAGATATCTCGACTTGTCATGTAACAGAGGCATACAACGATTGTTTAGAGGCTTACTAGAGCTAAAAGAGCTGATATATCTGAATATGGAGGGAACGGGACTTACGAGTATCTCTGGGATATCAAATTTGTCGAGTTTGAGGACACTCCGACTACGATATAACAAAATGTCACGAGATTCCAACGTAATTGAGGAACTGCAGCTCTTAAAACATTTAGAAGTGGTGACCATAGAGATCGGGTCAATTTTGGTTGCAGAACAACTGGTAAATGGTTACAGAGTAGCGAATGCTATTCAAGTGATATCAATTCATTCTCTTGAGGAGAAATCAATATTGACTCTTCCAGATATGCCACTTGTCAGTACACTGGATATGTTCAGAAGTGAAATGGTGGAGATACACATCAAGAGGAGAACATCATCATTGAACAAAAGTCCAACAACTCCAAGCTTCCCAGACCTCTCTACAGTGAATTTACGTGATTGCCATGGTCTAAAGGACTTGACATGGCTTCTGTTCGCACCAAATCTTAGGGCTCTTGAACTTGATAGCTTAAATCAAGTAGAAGATATAATCATCAAAGAAAAAGCTGCGGATATTCTCACAGAGGAGGAGGCAGGTACCATCATTCCTTTTCAGAAACTAGAGTTTTTCCAAGTGTATGGTTTGCCAAAGCTGAAGAGCATCTACTGGAGTCCTCTCCCTTTCCCACGTTTGAGGGAATTCAACATATATAATAGTCCAAATTTGAGAAAGCTTCCATTGGATTCCAGAAGTGGCAGCAGCATAGAGCTTGCCATACATAATGGAGAACAATACTATAGAGATAAGGTTGAGTGGGAGGACGAAGCAACTAAAGAGCGTTTCCTACGTTGTATCAATCCTTCCCTCTATTGA
- the LOC106360244 gene encoding NAC domain-containing protein 7-like isoform X1 — protein MNSFSHVPPGFRFHPTDEELVDYYLRKKVASKRIEIDFIKDIDLYKIEPWDLQELCKIGHEEQSDWYFFSHKDKKYPTGTRTNRATKAGFWKATGRDKAIYLRHSLIGMRKTLVFYKGRAPNGQKSDWIMHEYRLETDENGTPHEEGWVVCRVFKKRLAAVRRMGDYDSSPSHWYDDQLSFMASELETNGPRRILSNHHHQHHHQHQQHLPYGFNASAYALNNPNLPCKQELQYNHLVQQHHFLHESPLSFLQLPQLESPKIQQDNSNCISSNHDNNSSRIANLQQSNLAHEEQLNQGNQIFSSPYMNSGNEQAMDQVTDWRVLDKFVASQLSNEEAATASASQQNNANDTSNMEYQVDEEKDQERVSDMGEEYAASTSSSCQIDLWK, from the exons ATGAATTCATTTTCACACGTTCCTCCGGGTTTTAGATTTCACCCAACAGACGAAGAACTTGTAGACTACTACCTGAGGAAAAAAGTTGCATCCAAGAGAATAGAAATCGATTTCATAAAGGACATTGATCTTTACAAGATTGAGCCATGGGATCTTCAAG AGTTGTGCAAAATTGGACATGAGGAGCAAAGTGACTGGTACTTCTTTAGCCATAAAGACAAAAAGTATCCCACAGGGACTCGAACCAACAGAGCAACTAAAGCAGGGTTTTGGAAAGCCACTGGAAGAGATAAGGCTATATACTTGAGGCATAGTCTTATTGGTATGAGAAAAACACTTGTATTTTACAAAGGAAGAGCTCCAAATGGACAAAAATCTGATTGGATCATGCATGAATACCGCTTAGAAACCGATGAAAATGGAACTCCTCAT GAAGAAGGCTGGGTTGTGTGTAGGGTTTTCAAGAAGAGATTGGCTGCAGTGAGACGAATGGGAGATTACGACTCATCGCCTTCACATTGGTATGACGACCAGCTCTCTTTTATGGCATCTGAGCTCGAGACAAACGGTCCACGGCGGATTCTTtccaatcatcatcatcagcaccATCATCAGCACCAACAGCATTTACCATATGGATTCAATGCATCTGCTTACGCTCTCAATAACCCTAACTTGCCATGCAAGCAAGAGCTACAATACAACCACCTGGTACAACAACATCATTTTCTTCATGAATCTCCTTTATCATTCCTCCAACTTCCTCAGCTTGAAAGCCCTAAGATCCAACAAGATAATAGTAATTGCATCTCAAGCAACCACGATAATAACTCGAGCCGTATTGCTAACTTGCAGCAGTCTAATCTCGCGCATGAGGAACAACTGAATCAAGGGAATCAGATTTTCAGCTCTCCATACATGAATAGCGGGAACGAGCAAGCGATGGACCAGGTCACGGACTGGAGAGTTCTTGATAAATTCGTCGCTTCTCAGCTAAGCAACGAAGAGGCCGCCACAGCTTCTGCTTCTCAACAGAACAATGCCAATGACACAAGCAACATGGAGTACCAAGTTGATGAAGAAAAAGATCAGGAAAGAGTTTCCGACATGGGAGAAGAATATGCTGCTTCTACTTCTTCGAGTTGTCAGATTGATCTATGGAAGTGA
- the LOC106360244 gene encoding NAC domain-containing protein 7-like isoform X2 — translation MNSFSHVPPGFRFHPTDEELVDYYLRKKVASKRIEIDFIKDIDLYKIEPWDLQELCKIGHEEQSDWYFFSHKDKKYPTGTRTNRATKAGFWKATGRDKAIYLRHSLIGMRKTLVFYKGRAPNGQKSDWIMHEYRLETDENGTPHEEGWVVCRVFKKRLAAVRRMGDYDSSPSHWYDDQLSFMASELETNGPRRILSNHHHQHHHQHQQHLPYGFNASAYALNNPNLPCKQELQYNHLQSNLAHEEQLNQGNQIFSSPYMNSGNEQAMDQVTDWRVLDKFVASQLSNEEAATASASQQNNANDTSNMEYQVDEEKDQERVSDMGEEYAASTSSSCQIDLWK, via the exons ATGAATTCATTTTCACACGTTCCTCCGGGTTTTAGATTTCACCCAACAGACGAAGAACTTGTAGACTACTACCTGAGGAAAAAAGTTGCATCCAAGAGAATAGAAATCGATTTCATAAAGGACATTGATCTTTACAAGATTGAGCCATGGGATCTTCAAG AGTTGTGCAAAATTGGACATGAGGAGCAAAGTGACTGGTACTTCTTTAGCCATAAAGACAAAAAGTATCCCACAGGGACTCGAACCAACAGAGCAACTAAAGCAGGGTTTTGGAAAGCCACTGGAAGAGATAAGGCTATATACTTGAGGCATAGTCTTATTGGTATGAGAAAAACACTTGTATTTTACAAAGGAAGAGCTCCAAATGGACAAAAATCTGATTGGATCATGCATGAATACCGCTTAGAAACCGATGAAAATGGAACTCCTCAT GAAGAAGGCTGGGTTGTGTGTAGGGTTTTCAAGAAGAGATTGGCTGCAGTGAGACGAATGGGAGATTACGACTCATCGCCTTCACATTGGTATGACGACCAGCTCTCTTTTATGGCATCTGAGCTCGAGACAAACGGTCCACGGCGGATTCTTtccaatcatcatcatcagcaccATCATCAGCACCAACAGCATTTACCATATGGATTCAATGCATCTGCTTACGCTCTCAATAACCCTAACTTGCCATGCAAGCAAGAGCTACAATACAACCACCTG CAGTCTAATCTCGCGCATGAGGAACAACTGAATCAAGGGAATCAGATTTTCAGCTCTCCATACATGAATAGCGGGAACGAGCAAGCGATGGACCAGGTCACGGACTGGAGAGTTCTTGATAAATTCGTCGCTTCTCAGCTAAGCAACGAAGAGGCCGCCACAGCTTCTGCTTCTCAACAGAACAATGCCAATGACACAAGCAACATGGAGTACCAAGTTGATGAAGAAAAAGATCAGGAAAGAGTTTCCGACATGGGAGAAGAATATGCTGCTTCTACTTCTTCGAGTTGTCAGATTGATCTATGGAAGTGA
- the LOC106360244 gene encoding NAC domain-containing protein 7-like (The RefSeq protein has 5 substitutions, 1 non-frameshifting indel compared to this genomic sequence), translating into MNSFSLVPPGFRFHPTDEELVDYYLRKKVASKRIEIDFIKDIDLYKIEPWDLQELCKIGHEEQSDWYFFSHKDKKYPTGTRTNRATKAGFWKATGRDKAIYLRHSLIGMRKTLVFYKGRAPNGQKSDWIMHEYRLETDENGTPHEEGWVVCRVFKKRLAAVRRMGDYDSSPSHWYDDQISFMASELETNGPRRILSNHHHQHQQHLPYGFNASAYALNNPNLPCKQELQYNHLVQQHHFLHESPLSFLQLPQLESPKIQQDNSNCISSNHDNNTSRIANLQQSNLAHEEQLNQGNQIFSSPYMNSGNEQAMDQVTDWRVLDKFVASQLSNEEAATASASQQNNANDTSNMEYQVDEEKDQERVPDMGDEYAASTSSSCQIDLWK; encoded by the exons ATGAATTCATTTTCACACGTTCCTCCGGGTTTTAGATTTCACCCAACAGACGAAGAACTTGTAGACTACTACCTGAGGAAAAAAGTTGCATCCAAGAGAATAGAAATCGATTTCATAAAGGACATTGATCTTTACAAGATTGAGCCATGGGATCTTCAAG AGTTGTGCAAAATTGGACATGAGGAGCAAAGTGACTGGTACTTCTTTAGCCATAAAGACAAAAAGTATCCCACAGGGACTCGAACCAACAGAGCAACTAAAGCAGGGTTTTGGAAAGCCACTGGAAGAGATAAGGCTATATACTTGAGGCATAGTCTTATTGGTATGAGAAAAACACTTGTATTTTACAAAGGAAGAGCTCCAAATGGACAAAAATCTGATTGGATCATGCATGAATACCGCTTAGAAACCGATGAAAATGGAACTCCTCAT GAAGAAGGCTGGGTTGTGTGTAGGGTTTTCAAGAAGAGATTGGCTGCAGTGAGACGAATGGGAGATTACGACTCATCGCCTTCACATTGGTATGACGACCAGCTCTCTTTTATGGCATCTGAGCTCGAGACAAACGGTCCACGGCGGATTCTTtccaatcatcatcatcagcaccATCATCAGCACCAACAGCATTTACCATATGGATTCAATGCATCTGCTTACGCTCTCAATAACCCTAACTTGCCATGCAAGCAAGAGCTACAATACAACCACCTGGTACAACAACATCATTTTCTTCATGAATCTCCTTTATCATTCCTCCAACTTCCTCAGCTTGAAAGCCCTAAGATCCAACAAGATAATAGTAATTGCATCTCAAGCAACCACGATAATAACTCGAGCCGTATTGCTAACTTGCAGCAGTCTAATCTCGCGCATGAGGAACAACTGAATCAAGGGAATCAGATTTTCAGCTCTCCATACATGAATAGCGGGAACGAGCAAGCGATGGACCAGGTCACGGACTGGAGAGTTCTTGATAAATTCGTCGCTTCTCAGCTAAGCAACGAAGAGGCCGCCACAGCTTCTGCTTCTCAACAGAACAATGCCAATGACACAAGCAACATGGAGTACCAAGTTGATGAAGAAAAAGATCAGGAAAGAGTTTCCGACATGGGAGAAGAATATGCTGCTTCTACTTCTTCGAGTTGTCAGATTGATCTATGGAAGT
- the LOC106360244 gene encoding NAC domain-containing protein 7-like isoform X3: MRKTLVFYKGRAPNGQKSDWIMHEYRLETDENGTPHEEGWVVCRVFKKRLAAVRRMGDYDSSPSHWYDDQLSFMASELETNGPRRILSNHHHQHHHQHQQHLPYGFNASAYALNNPNLPCKQELQYNHLVQQHHFLHESPLSFLQLPQLESPKIQQDNSNCISSNHDNNSSRIANLQQSNLAHEEQLNQGNQIFSSPYMNSGNEQAMDQVTDWRVLDKFVASQLSNEEAATASASQQNNANDTSNMEYQVDEEKDQERVSDMGEEYAASTSSSCQIDLWK; encoded by the exons ATGAGAAAAACACTTGTATTTTACAAAGGAAGAGCTCCAAATGGACAAAAATCTGATTGGATCATGCATGAATACCGCTTAGAAACCGATGAAAATGGAACTCCTCAT GAAGAAGGCTGGGTTGTGTGTAGGGTTTTCAAGAAGAGATTGGCTGCAGTGAGACGAATGGGAGATTACGACTCATCGCCTTCACATTGGTATGACGACCAGCTCTCTTTTATGGCATCTGAGCTCGAGACAAACGGTCCACGGCGGATTCTTtccaatcatcatcatcagcaccATCATCAGCACCAACAGCATTTACCATATGGATTCAATGCATCTGCTTACGCTCTCAATAACCCTAACTTGCCATGCAAGCAAGAGCTACAATACAACCACCTGGTACAACAACATCATTTTCTTCATGAATCTCCTTTATCATTCCTCCAACTTCCTCAGCTTGAAAGCCCTAAGATCCAACAAGATAATAGTAATTGCATCTCAAGCAACCACGATAATAACTCGAGCCGTATTGCTAACTTGCAGCAGTCTAATCTCGCGCATGAGGAACAACTGAATCAAGGGAATCAGATTTTCAGCTCTCCATACATGAATAGCGGGAACGAGCAAGCGATGGACCAGGTCACGGACTGGAGAGTTCTTGATAAATTCGTCGCTTCTCAGCTAAGCAACGAAGAGGCCGCCACAGCTTCTGCTTCTCAACAGAACAATGCCAATGACACAAGCAACATGGAGTACCAAGTTGATGAAGAAAAAGATCAGGAAAGAGTTTCCGACATGGGAGAAGAATATGCTGCTTCTACTTCTTCGAGTTGTCAGATTGATCTATGGAAGTGA
- the LOC125575375 gene encoding uncharacterized protein LOC125575375, giving the protein MAWLILGSKPRLICLFWFNPIPEGYDARLVRPSIEAAFKKIGYSGPVSITAYTAYKETPHHHLVGLSSTGVDLAHTLYWYKGSRMYDDVRQWENDNPAPASVMLISDVDRDDYIPSLISRYLQKSNYNCFLAYSFRPCKMTVMLTSAAWLWESLLSVFSEKRRRHILKNCSESASTGMFYCKLCYDWDCESLDEFTKHLSRSKTHAREEYRIISHSDFLDRERTLTKISNYNHEIGYSPKNKRMRK; this is encoded by the exons ATGGCTTGGCTCATTCTTGGGAGTAAACCGAGACTTATTTGTCTGTTCTGGTTTAATCCGATTCCAGAGGGGTATGATGCTCGTTTGGTCCGTCCAAGTATAGAAGCCGCATTTAAGAAGATAGGCTACTCTGGTCCTGTTTCTATCACTGCCTATACCGCCTATAAAGAAACCCCTCATCACCACCTCGTAGGGCTCTCTTCCACTGGAGTCGATCTTGCACATACCCTCTACTGGTACAAAGGCTCTCGCATGTACGACGATGTGAGGCAATGGGAAAATGATAATCCTGCTCCGGCTTCAGTGATGCTCATATCGGATGTGGATCGGGACGATTACATCCCGTCGCTTATTTCTCGTTATCTACAAAAGAGTAACTACAACTGTTTTTTGGCTTATTCGTTTAGGCCTTGTAAAATGACAGTCATGCTCACTTCCGCTGCATGGCTCTGGGAAAGCTTACTTTCAGTTTTTTCAGAGAAAAGAAGACGGCACATTCTTAAGAATTGCAGTGAAAGTGCATCTACGGGAATGTTTTATTGCAAATTGTGCTACGACTGGGATTGCGAAAGCCTCGATGAGTTCACTAAGCATCTCTCTAGAAGTAAAACACATGCAAGGGAA GAGTATAGAATTATTTCGCATTCTGATTTTCTCGATCGCGAGCGCACGCTAACTAAAATATCCAACTACAATCATGAG ATAGGATATTCTCCCAAGAACAAACGTATGAGGAAATGA